CGACTCCTTGGTAGAAATCTATCACGAGGGAAAGAGGTTGGACGTGGTGAACCAATCGGATTGTTCGGAAATGCGCGTTGATTCGTTGGGGTGCTTCGCGTACGATGCGCGCGCACGGGCAGGCCTCGAGCCATGAGCGATTCCGCAGTCCGGAGATTCCTCTCGCCCGTCGTCACCTTCCGCGAAGGCGAGACCCTTACCGGGGTCCTGATGTTCGCCTACTCCTTCCTGGCGATGACGGCCTACAACAATATCAGGCCGGCGGCCACGTCGAAGTTCATTTCCGATCTCGGCGCCGACAACCTTCCTTGGGTGTACCTCGTCGCAGGTCTCACGCTGGGTGTCATTCTTCAGTACTACGGCCGCCTCGTGGGGAAGATACCGAGGCGTTGGGTCCTGCCGGGGACGCAGCTCCTCGTCGTCGCCGTGCTCGTCGGGTTCTGGTTTCTCCTGAAGACGGGCCAAGCCTGGGTCTCGGCGGCCCTCTACTTCTGGGGTCGCATGCTCCTCGGGATCTTTCTCATCAGCCAGTTCTGGACGCTGGCCAACGACATCTACGATCCGCGCCAGGCGAAGCGGATTTTTGGGTTCATCGGCGGCGGGGCGAGCCTCGGAGGCTTGACCGGTGCCGTACTGACGGCCTTCTTTGCCGAACGCGTAGGAACCGATAACTTGCTGCTCTTCAGTGCGGCGATCCTGTTCTTCTGCTTCTTCATCGTCGTTCGAATCGAGCGCGGGGAAGTGCCGGCCGAGCGCGCGGGCTCGTCGTCCACGGTGGCGCCGGAAACGGTCAGCGGCAAGGAAGCCATTCAAATGCTCCGAGATTCGAAGCATTTACGACTCATCGCGCTTCTGATCGGATTCGGTGCTCTGGGTGGGCTCACTCTGGACCAGCAGCTCAACTCCGCCGCGGAAGAGCTCGTTCAGACGGAAGACGCGGTCACGGGCTTTCTGGGAAGCATTACCGCCTACCTGTCGGCAATTGGCTTCGTGGTCCAAATCGGGCTCGTGAGCTTCGTTCACCGCGCCTTGGGTATCGGCTTCGCCCTTCTGGTGCTTCCCGTAAGCTGGGGTG
This genomic stretch from Vicinamibacteria bacterium harbors:
- a CDS encoding MFS transporter, whose translation is MSDSAVRRFLSPVVTFREGETLTGVLMFAYSFLAMTAYNNIRPAATSKFISDLGADNLPWVYLVAGLTLGVILQYYGRLVGKIPRRWVLPGTQLLVVAVLVGFWFLLKTGQAWVSAALYFWGRMLLGIFLISQFWTLANDIYDPRQAKRIFGFIGGGASLGGLTGAVLTAFFAERVGTDNLLLFSAAILFFCFFIVVRIERGEVPAERAGSSSTVAPETVSGKEAIQMLRDSKHLRLIALLIGFGALGGLTLDQQLNSAAEELVQTEDAVTGFLGSITAYLSAIGFVVQIGLVSFVHRALGIGFALLVLPVSWG